One Borreliella chilensis DNA window includes the following coding sequences:
- a CDS encoding ribosome-binding factor A — MYKDIKKFKLESFIAQEIGHLIVTRGIKDPRIHSFLTVVKVEFSKDLIHAKVFIGSIKEGASLDNAIKALNNAKGFVQSQIIKRIKVRSTPKLLFVKDDSLSRSFYVNKIIEGLNTTREN; from the coding sequence ATGTATAAAGATATAAAAAAGTTTAAACTTGAGAGTTTTATTGCTCAAGAAATTGGTCATTTAATAGTGACTAGGGGAATTAAAGATCCCAGAATTCATTCATTTTTAACCGTGGTTAAAGTAGAATTTTCAAAAGATTTAATACATGCTAAAGTGTTTATAGGTTCGATCAAGGAAGGTGCTTCTTTGGATAATGCAATTAAAGCTTTAAATAATGCTAAGGGCTTTGTACAAAGTCAAATTATTAAACGTATTAAAGTTAGAAGTACTCCCAAGTTATTATTTGTTAAGGATGATTCTCTTTCTAGGTCATTTTATGTTAATAAGATAATTGAAGGGTTAAATACTACAAGAGAGAATTAA
- a CDS encoding permease, with product MKIDKLFVKSTVLTFLSMNLLFMILIILGDLFVNLLNYLEKNIGFNDILYIYYLYLPKAFSDGVALSFLFAISNLIGNLSMRNEIIGLFSCGVPLTRILRPIILISIFISVILFFFDNYLVIDTVARRDILIKNSIGDSGSSDRTVIIRDFAREIYNIKSYDIDENAFSNLMIIIRDSKDEFQTRYDINKAEWKDNKWKLYGIREFVKVGRKVKENAYEVLDGTGIIKLEPDYIRTVMLSSKALNFTKLINWISFLKSEHLNYSDALLDLLNRIFFTFRLILLSFTVGFIALALKKNIFILSLLNSIAFAVVYVISIIIFNFLADLGYLNIYIASSFTTMFFLVINFIVYRLVRK from the coding sequence ATGAAAATAGATAAGCTTTTTGTAAAAAGTACTGTTCTTACTTTTTTATCCATGAACTTACTTTTCATGATATTAATTATACTTGGTGATTTATTTGTCAATCTTCTCAATTATCTTGAAAAAAATATTGGTTTTAATGATATTCTTTATATTTATTATTTGTATTTGCCAAAAGCTTTCTCAGATGGAGTAGCTTTATCTTTTCTTTTTGCTATTTCTAATCTTATTGGTAATCTTTCTATGAGAAATGAAATAATAGGTCTTTTTAGTTGTGGCGTTCCGCTTACCAGGATATTAAGACCAATTATTTTAATTAGTATATTTATTTCGGTTATTCTTTTCTTTTTTGATAATTATTTAGTAATAGACACTGTAGCAAGAAGAGATATTCTTATTAAAAATAGTATTGGTGATAGTGGATCTAGTGATAGAACTGTAATAATTAGAGATTTTGCTAGAGAAATTTATAATATTAAATCTTATGATATTGATGAGAATGCTTTTTCTAATTTAATGATTATAATTAGAGACAGTAAAGATGAATTTCAAACAAGATATGATATAAATAAAGCCGAATGGAAAGATAATAAATGGAAGCTTTATGGCATTAGGGAGTTTGTTAAGGTTGGTAGAAAAGTAAAGGAGAATGCTTATGAGGTTCTCGATGGGACAGGAATTATTAAGCTAGAGCCTGATTATATAAGGACCGTAATGCTATCATCCAAGGCATTGAATTTTACTAAACTTATTAATTGGATAAGTTTTCTCAAAAGTGAGCATTTAAATTATTCCGATGCATTGCTTGATTTGTTAAATAGGATATTCTTTACATTTAGATTAATTCTTCTTAGCTTTACTGTTGGGTTTATTGCTCTTGCTCTTAAGAAAAATATTTTTATACTTAGTTTATTAAATAGTATTGCTTTTGCTGTTGTTTATGTTATCTCCATTATAATTTTTAATTTTTTAGCAGATCTTGGTTATTTAAATATATACATAGCAAGTTCTTTTACAACTATGTTTTTTTTGGTTATTAATTTTATTGTTTATAGGCTTGTTAGAAAATAA
- a CDS encoding 30S ribosomal protein S15, whose product MIDKKQKQKIVSEFGKNESDTGSVEVQIALITGRIKYLTEHLKINKKDHSSKRGLLKLVGQRRSLLRYYQKKDLEAYRILISKLGLRK is encoded by the coding sequence ATGATAGATAAAAAGCAAAAACAAAAAATAGTTTCTGAGTTTGGAAAAAATGAAAGTGATACTGGTTCTGTTGAAGTTCAGATCGCACTTATTACAGGTCGAATAAAGTATTTAACCGAACATTTAAAGATAAATAAAAAAGATCATAGTTCAAAAAGGGGCTTGTTAAAGTTGGTGGGGCAAAGGCGAAGTTTGTTACGGTATTACCAAAAAAAAGATTTAGAAGCTTATAGGATATTGATATCTAAACTTGGTCTTAGAAAATAA
- a CDS encoding queuine tRNA-ribosyltransferase produces the protein MFSVIKNDKHSKARIGVLNLPHGKVDTPCFMPVGTLGAMKGLKHAVLEKLGCNLMLANTYHLYLRPGIKTIEKYGSLHNFTTWNKNFLTDSGGFQVFSLSSLRKIDLKGVHFKSHLDGSYHYFTPEGVFAMQEIFGSDIIMPLDICSSYGIDYNEANLYTNITTNWARSTVNSYKHKKEGYSGFLFLITQGNFFKDLRKRSINDILELDSPGIAIGGISVGEPREKYLEILEYSSLLIPKEKPRYVMGIGTPHYILDAIYYGIDIFDCVNPARIARHGSLLTDNGIMRIGKEEYKNDTSRVEKNCDCTLCTRYSRGYLRHLIKSKELFGIILASEHNINYMFRLISKIRTAILNDNFLNFRTAYLRKYEEGNLDE, from the coding sequence ATGTTTAGTGTAATTAAGAATGACAAACATTCTAAAGCAAGGATTGGAGTTCTGAATCTTCCTCATGGAAAAGTAGATACCCCTTGTTTTATGCCAGTTGGTACTTTAGGAGCAATGAAAGGGTTAAAACATGCTGTTCTTGAAAAGTTGGGATGTAATTTGATGCTTGCAAATACTTATCATTTATATTTAAGACCAGGTATTAAAACTATTGAAAAGTATGGCAGTTTGCATAATTTTACAACTTGGAATAAAAATTTTTTAACTGATTCGGGTGGATTTCAAGTATTTTCTCTTTCTAGCCTAAGAAAGATTGATCTAAAAGGTGTACATTTCAAATCTCATCTAGACGGATCTTATCATTATTTTACTCCTGAAGGAGTATTTGCTATGCAAGAAATTTTTGGTAGTGATATTATTATGCCACTTGATATTTGTAGTTCTTATGGGATTGATTATAATGAGGCCAATTTATATACAAATATTACAACCAATTGGGCTCGTAGTACAGTTAATTCTTATAAACATAAAAAAGAGGGATACAGCGGGTTTTTATTTTTAATAACTCAGGGAAATTTTTTTAAAGATTTAAGGAAAAGAAGCATCAATGATATTCTAGAATTAGACAGTCCAGGTATTGCTATTGGTGGTATTTCTGTTGGAGAACCAAGAGAAAAATATTTAGAAATTCTTGAATATAGTTCTTTGTTGATACCAAAAGAAAAACCAAGGTATGTAATGGGTATTGGAACCCCACATTATATACTTGATGCTATATATTATGGTATTGATATTTTTGATTGTGTTAATCCTGCAAGAATTGCTAGGCATGGATCTCTTTTGACAGATAATGGAATAATGCGCATTGGTAAAGAGGAGTATAAGAATGATACTTCTAGGGTAGAAAAAAATTGTGATTGTACTTTATGTACAAGGTATTCAAGAGGGTATTTAAGGCATTTGATAAAATCAAAAGAGCTTTTTGGAATAATTTTGGCAAGTGAGCATAATATTAACTATATGTTTAGATTAATTTCAAAGATTAGAACCGCAATTCTAAATGATAATTTTTTAAACTTTAGAACCGCATACTTAAGAAAATATGAAGAGGGAAACTTAGATGAATAA
- a CDS encoding polynucleotide phosphorylase, translated as MRKILKLKIGRDELVLETGFMAKQANGSVLATYGGSSVLATVCCSTNVREDLDFVPLSVEYNEKYYAAGKIPGGFIKREGKPKDKEILVSRLIDRPMRPLFDKRFGREIQVIPTTLATDQLNPPDIVGMNAAFTAVFLSDIPFNGPIAAVRMVYLNGKFIVNPSFEEIHDSDLDIVVAGSLNGITMVEGGANEVSEDILLSAIDSAHEYIKQICNAQKEFLNIVGEKEKLPLAFEEKIFEFKEELRDFVYADLKEACFVKGKLNRDKAITLLRNKSYEHFSSLEKLTDSNESLFHKAFDDFEKEIVRSSILNNKIRTDGRAPNEIRDILAEVDILSRTHGSALFTRGETQALAVTTLGTSIDEQIMDDIDGDKRLNFMLHYNFPPFSVGETGRLMTGRREIGHGHLAQRALESIVPGKNDFPYTIRVVSEVLESNGSSSMATVCAGSMSLMTAGVPVKRQVAGIAMGLVSEGEKYVVLSDILGEEDHLGDMDFKVAGTENGITGFQMDIKIENVTKQLMRDALEQARLGRIHILSIMNSVISNSRVGISEYAPKIVQLQIDIDKISLVIGSTGKTVKAITDEFEVKVQIEQNGKIILFGADDFKMQKAKEKIESIVREPKVGEIYEGVVKKINSFGAFIELTPAKEGFLSTRLKSRDSRYGSGRFGDSNNRYSRFGSGDNRRGNVGLVRPPKLEEGQRIKVRIIDIDKFGKIDLEIVKDKDY; from the coding sequence TTGAGGAAAATTTTAAAACTAAAAATAGGAAGAGACGAGTTAGTGCTTGAGACGGGATTTATGGCGAAGCAGGCTAATGGATCGGTTCTTGCAACTTATGGGGGATCTTCAGTTCTTGCGACTGTTTGTTGTTCAACTAACGTGAGAGAAGATTTAGATTTTGTTCCCCTTTCTGTTGAATATAATGAGAAATATTATGCAGCTGGTAAGATTCCAGGAGGATTTATCAAAAGAGAAGGAAAGCCAAAAGATAAAGAAATACTTGTTTCTAGATTAATAGATAGACCAATGAGACCTCTTTTTGATAAAAGATTTGGTCGAGAAATTCAAGTAATTCCTACAACTTTGGCTACAGATCAGCTCAATCCCCCTGATATTGTTGGAATGAATGCTGCTTTTACAGCAGTTTTTTTGTCAGATATTCCATTTAATGGTCCGATTGCGGCTGTTAGAATGGTGTATTTAAATGGTAAGTTTATAGTAAATCCTTCGTTTGAAGAAATTCATGATTCTGATCTTGATATTGTTGTTGCAGGAAGTTTAAATGGAATTACAATGGTAGAAGGCGGTGCTAATGAGGTTAGTGAGGATATTTTGCTTTCAGCAATAGACAGTGCACATGAATACATTAAGCAAATTTGTAATGCTCAAAAAGAGTTTTTAAATATCGTAGGGGAAAAGGAAAAACTTCCTTTAGCTTTTGAAGAAAAAATATTTGAATTTAAAGAAGAGCTTAGAGATTTTGTTTATGCTGACCTTAAAGAAGCTTGCTTTGTTAAGGGGAAGCTTAATAGAGATAAAGCTATAACTTTGTTGCGAAATAAATCTTATGAACATTTTTCTTCTCTTGAGAAATTGACTGATAGTAATGAGTCGCTTTTTCATAAAGCTTTTGATGATTTTGAGAAGGAGATTGTTAGAAGCTCTATTCTTAATAATAAGATTAGAACGGATGGTCGGGCTCCTAATGAAATAAGAGATATTCTTGCAGAAGTTGATATTTTAAGCAGAACACATGGATCTGCACTTTTTACAAGAGGGGAAACACAGGCTTTAGCTGTAACTACTCTTGGTACAAGTATTGATGAGCAAATAATGGATGATATTGATGGTGATAAGCGCCTTAATTTTATGCTTCATTATAATTTTCCTCCATTTTCAGTTGGTGAGACTGGTAGACTTATGACTGGTAGGCGCGAGATTGGCCATGGTCATTTAGCTCAAAGAGCTTTAGAGTCCATTGTTCCTGGAAAAAACGATTTTCCTTATACTATTAGAGTAGTTTCTGAGGTTTTAGAGTCCAACGGATCTTCTTCAATGGCTACTGTTTGTGCTGGAAGTATGTCTTTGATGACCGCAGGGGTTCCTGTTAAAAGGCAAGTTGCAGGGATAGCCATGGGGCTTGTTAGTGAAGGTGAAAAGTATGTGGTTTTAAGTGATATTCTTGGGGAAGAAGATCACTTAGGTGATATGGACTTTAAAGTGGCTGGCACAGAAAATGGAATTACTGGATTTCAAATGGATATTAAAATTGAAAATGTTACTAAGCAATTAATGAGAGATGCTCTTGAGCAGGCTAGATTGGGCAGAATTCACATCCTTTCTATTATGAATTCTGTAATTTCAAATTCAAGAGTTGGTATATCTGAATATGCTCCAAAAATTGTTCAACTACAAATTGATATTGACAAGATATCTCTTGTAATAGGATCTACTGGAAAAACAGTTAAGGCCATAACAGATGAATTTGAAGTTAAGGTTCAAATTGAGCAAAATGGGAAAATTATTCTTTTTGGTGCTGATGATTTTAAGATGCAAAAGGCTAAGGAAAAAATAGAGAGTATTGTAAGGGAGCCGAAGGTCGGTGAAATTTATGAAGGGGTCGTTAAAAAGATTAATAGTTTTGGGGCTTTTATTGAACTTACTCCTGCAAAGGAAGGATTTTTAAGTACTCGATTGAAATCTAGAGATAGTAGGTATGGTTCTGGAAGGTTTGGAGATTCTAATAATAGATATTCTAGATTTGGTAGTGGAGATAATAGAAGAGGTAATGTAGGGCTAGTTCGTCCTCCAAAATTAGAAGAAGGTCAGCGAATTAAAGTTAGAATAATTGATATAGATAAATTTGGAAAAATTGATCTTGAAATTGTTAAAGATAAAGATTATTAA
- a CDS encoding translation initiation factor IF-2, whose translation MSENIDDTKDEDGKKIKIVKLKKKVVKIVTHNDLSGGNNLINAVDLHKHSPKAEYSQNRDNRTGGYSQNRDNRTGGYSQNRDNRTGGYSQNRDNRTGGYSQNRDNRTGGYSQNRDNRTGGYSQNRDNRTGGYSQNRDNRAGGYSQNRDNRTGGYSQNRDNRTGGYSQNRDNRTGGYSQNRDNTTSQYQGSVKRTYVAKNNIQNKYTAPVSFRRVIKTKVSAITTTSSSDSENSKELNRKLGEKKKQQQESQKSYKRKKAETESKTIEQKVFEQLQKKKRENLANPIPKSIDIMGSITVSDLARKMNLKSSELIAKLMALGVMVTINEKIDSDTATILVEEYGSKVNVVSIYDETVIEEEVEDQSKRVEKPPVITIMGHVDHGKTKLLSVLQNIDINQTESGGITQHIGAYTIAYNGREITFLDTPGHEAFTMMRSRGAQVTDIVVLVVSAIDGVMPQTIEAINHAKEANVPIIVAINKIDLPDSNPDKIKHQLSEYDLVPEDWGGDTIFVLISALKNIGISELLDMILLQSDMMLLKANPFKRAIGKVLDAKIDLGRGIVCSVIIEDGTLYVGDSFVGGACYGKVKALISDKGVSVKSVGPAKAISVLGFSSIPQAGDPFQVTKTEKEAKLISSKRQDLKKYESSKNVKKVTMLNLYDSIKEGELKELKIILKADVQGSVEALKNSLEKLTNDEVRVRVVHSSAGAITETDISFASASDAIVIGFHVRPTAKAQTLADQEKVEIRKYNIIYDAISDVKSVLEGMLEPDIEQQFIGFAEVRAVINVPKVGVIAGCYVSRGLIKRDAITNVMRDGLQIHSGKISSLKRFKDDVKEVAEQYECGVMIDNYANIKEGDIIEAFEVKKVKRSFKT comes from the coding sequence TACTCGCAAAACAGAGATAACAGAACTGGTGGATACTCGCAAAACAGGGATAACAGAACTGGTGGATACTCGCAAAACAGAGATAACAGAACTGGTGGATACTCGCAAAACAGGGATAACAGGACTGGTGGATACTCGCAAAACAGAGATAACAGAACTGGTGGATACTCGCAAAACAGAGATAACAGGACTGGTGGATACTCGCAAAACAGAGATAACAGAGCTGGTGGATACTCGCAAAACAGGGATAACAGAACTGGTGGATACTCGCAAAACAGAGATAACAGAACTGGTGGATACTCGCAAAACAGGGATAACAGAACTGGTGGATACTCGCAAAACAGAGATAACACAACCTCTCAATATCAAGGTTCTGTAAAGAGAACATATGTTGCCAAAAATAATATTCAAAACAAATATACCGCTCCTGTTTCTTTTAGAAGAGTTATAAAGACCAAAGTTTCTGCTATTACTACTACATCTTCATCAGATTCTGAGAATAGTAAAGAGTTAAATCGCAAGCTTGGAGAAAAGAAAAAACAGCAACAAGAAAGTCAAAAAAGCTATAAGAGAAAAAAAGCAGAGACTGAAAGCAAAACAATTGAACAAAAGGTTTTTGAGCAGCTTCAAAAGAAGAAAAGGGAGAATTTGGCTAATCCGATTCCAAAATCAATTGATATTATGGGTAGTATAACTGTTTCTGATCTTGCAAGAAAGATGAATTTAAAATCTTCTGAGCTGATTGCCAAATTAATGGCTTTGGGCGTAATGGTTACTATTAATGAAAAGATAGATTCTGATACTGCAACTATTTTGGTTGAAGAATATGGTTCAAAAGTTAATGTTGTTTCTATTTATGATGAAACGGTTATAGAAGAAGAAGTAGAGGACCAAAGCAAAAGAGTTGAAAAGCCCCCTGTTATTACAATAATGGGTCATGTTGATCATGGTAAAACCAAGTTGCTTTCTGTGCTTCAGAATATAGATATAAATCAAACAGAGTCTGGCGGTATTACTCAACATATTGGAGCTTATACTATTGCTTACAACGGTAGGGAAATAACATTTTTAGATACTCCCGGGCATGAGGCTTTTACTATGATGAGAAGTCGTGGAGCTCAAGTTACAGATATTGTTGTTCTTGTTGTGTCAGCAATTGATGGTGTTATGCCTCAAACTATTGAAGCTATTAATCATGCAAAAGAAGCAAATGTTCCAATTATTGTTGCCATAAATAAGATTGACTTGCCAGATTCAAATCCTGATAAGATTAAGCACCAGCTTTCAGAATACGATTTGGTGCCCGAGGATTGGGGAGGGGACACCATTTTTGTTTTAATTTCTGCTCTTAAAAATATAGGAATTTCTGAACTTCTTGATATGATTCTTTTGCAGTCAGATATGATGTTATTAAAGGCAAACCCGTTTAAAAGGGCTATTGGTAAGGTGCTTGATGCCAAGATTGATTTAGGGCGCGGAATAGTTTGTTCTGTTATTATTGAAGATGGAACTCTTTATGTGGGAGATTCTTTTGTAGGTGGAGCATGCTATGGTAAAGTTAAAGCATTAATTAGTGATAAGGGTGTTTCTGTTAAGAGCGTTGGGCCTGCTAAGGCTATTAGTGTTTTGGGATTTTCTTCAATTCCTCAGGCTGGTGATCCTTTTCAAGTAACTAAAACCGAAAAAGAAGCAAAATTAATTAGTTCTAAAAGACAGGATCTTAAAAAATATGAATCTTCTAAAAATGTAAAAAAAGTTACTATGTTAAATCTTTATGATTCAATCAAAGAAGGAGAACTTAAAGAGCTTAAAATAATTTTAAAGGCAGATGTTCAAGGCTCAGTTGAGGCTTTAAAGAATTCTCTTGAAAAATTAACAAATGATGAGGTTCGAGTAAGGGTTGTTCACTCTTCAGCAGGTGCAATAACTGAAACAGATATTAGCTTTGCTTCAGCAAGTGATGCTATTGTTATTGGATTTCATGTAAGGCCTACTGCAAAAGCTCAGACACTAGCAGACCAGGAAAAAGTTGAGATTAGAAAGTATAATATTATTTATGATGCTATAAGCGATGTTAAATCAGTTCTTGAAGGTATGCTTGAACCAGATATTGAACAGCAATTTATTGGTTTTGCCGAAGTGAGGGCTGTAATTAATGTTCCAAAAGTTGGAGTAATAGCTGGTTGTTATGTTTCTAGAGGACTAATAAAACGAGATGCTATTACTAATGTGATGAGAGATGGTTTACAGATTCATTCTGGCAAAATTTCATCTTTAAAGCGATTTAAAGATGATGTTAAAGAAGTTGCTGAGCAATATGAGTGTGGTGTTATGATTGATAACTATGCTAATATTAAGGAAGGAGATATAATTGAAGCATTTGAAGTAAAAAAAGTGAAAAGATCTTTTAAAACTTAA
- a CDS encoding pseudouridine synthase: MADGFLLINKEQGKTSFETLFPIKRYFNTNRVGHSGTLDKFASGVLIALVGRYTKLASYFTSLDKEYLAEFRFGLETDTLDPNGRIVNKTDYIPNLEDIDLKLKDFVGEIYQSPPRFSSVHINGSRAYKLALNGEFFEIKKRRVSIYEIKRLSYDFNFSLLSLKIICSKGTYIRSIARDLARSLNSCAYVSSLKRTKVGVFRLEKSVLCKNLSETSLMGLESLRSFEEIYLDFNKINLVKNGAYIEIQININEFKILKSREEKILAIIEGIGLNKYKYVIIY, encoded by the coding sequence TTGGCAGATGGATTTCTTTTAATTAATAAAGAGCAAGGCAAAACCTCTTTTGAAACCCTTTTTCCTATAAAAAGATATTTTAATACAAACCGTGTTGGGCATTCCGGTACACTTGATAAATTTGCAAGTGGAGTTTTGATTGCTCTTGTAGGAAGATATACAAAGCTTGCAAGTTATTTTACTTCTTTAGATAAAGAATATTTAGCAGAGTTTAGATTTGGATTAGAGACAGATACTCTTGATCCAAATGGAAGAATAGTTAATAAAACAGATTATATTCCTAATTTAGAGGATATAGATTTAAAGCTTAAAGATTTTGTGGGAGAAATTTATCAAAGTCCTCCGAGATTTTCTTCTGTTCATATTAATGGTAGCAGGGCTTACAAGCTTGCTTTGAATGGGGAATTTTTTGAAATTAAAAAACGAAGGGTAAGTATTTATGAGATTAAAAGATTAAGTTATGATTTTAATTTTTCTTTACTTAGTTTAAAAATTATTTGTTCAAAAGGTACTTATATTAGGAGTATTGCAAGAGATTTGGCTCGTTCTTTGAATTCTTGTGCATATGTTAGCAGTTTGAAAAGAACCAAAGTAGGTGTATTCAGGCTAGAAAAATCCGTATTGTGCAAGAATTTGAGCGAAACCTCTTTAATGGGTTTAGAATCTTTGAGAAGTTTTGAAGAGATTTACCTTGATTTTAACAAGATAAATCTTGTTAAAAATGGAGCTTACATTGAAATTCAAATCAATATTAATGAATTTAAGATTTTAAAATCCAGAGAAGAAAAAATATTAGCGATTATTGAAGGGATAGGTTTGAATAAATATAAATATGTTATTATATATTAA
- a CDS encoding membrane protein, translating into MKILKNSYESYIIAEFFKYFLITFLFFFFVFFINQILFFMRILLQNYVPFFKAFVFIIYSLPMVIALSPPFAALISVILTIHKFKLHNEILAFRSIGISIFDLLIPFFKLGLVIVLVSFISNDILLPLGSIGRLKIFNEIKEEVPHLVLKPYSSKQYGDLIFVSGEKSDNGYKNVTFFDNTRLKGFDRIFMAKNLDIRKENFQVYFILNDVLSIALTDSESGFYDYFYADKMKYSIDQVTFSDSFLLNYVTPSQMSMRDVLNLIRKQNNLISDSNIKNNLEGDFLSLNFSNLYLNYLYNQNYYVDESYVFENLNYMYNLNLNFRPYQDKSIKQNLALFNLEFYQKISLPLSVLFFIFLAFSMGMYSNKKYSIILELVISIIVCVFYWVMFIGGKVYTVQYAPNPIIVTILPNLILVIAGAILFLRLLRK; encoded by the coding sequence ATGAAAATATTAAAAAACAGTTATGAGTCTTACATAATTGCTGAATTTTTTAAATATTTTTTAATTACATTCTTATTTTTCTTTTTTGTATTTTTTATAAATCAAATCTTATTCTTTATGAGAATACTTCTTCAAAATTATGTTCCCTTTTTTAAAGCTTTTGTTTTTATTATATATTCTCTTCCCATGGTGATTGCGCTTTCTCCCCCTTTTGCTGCTTTGATTTCAGTAATTCTTACTATTCATAAATTTAAGCTTCATAATGAAATTTTAGCTTTTCGTTCAATTGGCATATCAATTTTTGATTTGCTTATTCCATTTTTTAAATTGGGGCTAGTTATTGTTTTAGTATCTTTTATATCAAATGATATTTTGCTTCCACTTGGATCTATTGGTAGGTTAAAAATTTTTAACGAAATAAAAGAAGAAGTTCCTCATTTAGTATTAAAGCCTTATTCAAGCAAACAATATGGAGATTTGATTTTTGTTTCTGGTGAGAAGTCGGATAATGGTTATAAGAATGTAACTTTTTTTGATAATACTAGACTTAAGGGATTTGATAGAATATTTATGGCAAAAAATCTTGATATTAGAAAAGAAAATTTTCAGGTTTATTTTATTTTAAATGATGTTCTATCTATTGCTTTAACAGATAGTGAGAGTGGATTTTATGATTATTTTTATGCAGATAAAATGAAATATTCAATTGATCAGGTTACATTTAGCGATAGTTTTTTATTAAATTATGTAACTCCTTCGCAAATGAGCATGAGAGATGTTCTAAATTTAATTAGAAAGCAAAACAATTTAATATCAGATTCAAATATAAAAAATAATCTAGAAGGAGACTTTTTAAGTTTAAATTTTTCAAATCTTTATTTAAATTATTTATATAATCAAAATTATTATGTGGATGAATCTTATGTTTTTGAAAATTTAAATTATATGTATAATTTAAATTTAAATTTTAGACCATATCAAGATAAAAGCATAAAGCAAAATTTGGCTCTTTTTAATCTTGAATTTTATCAAAAAATTAGTTTACCACTTTCGGTTTTGTTTTTCATTTTTTTGGCTTTTTCAATGGGAATGTATTCTAATAAAAAATATTCTATTATTCTTGAGCTTGTAATTTCAATTATTGTGTGTGTATTTTATTGGGTAATGTTTATTGGTGGGAAAGTTTATACTGTGCAGTATGCGCCAAACCCTATTATTGTTACTATTTTACCCAATTTAATTTTAGTTATCGCTGGAGCAATTCTCTTTTTGAGATTATTAAGAAAATGA